A single region of the Brassica rapa cultivar Chiifu-401-42 chromosome A03, CAAS_Brap_v3.01, whole genome shotgun sequence genome encodes:
- the LOC103855564 gene encoding SHUGOSHIN 2 isoform X1 codes for MSSVTVLEDDNHAPQEVPIRKGKGKAASVVMSSEQRRKLADISNLNTEETHQQQNLLSSSKDYPEKLQKENMTLMKALAHRNKIIELSGVEFQKLKINLRKVQENNMHLAQANTHMLAELNTNRDRLKLLQHELGCKNVLLGVRKKMQLEEQEPPCTHHPSKHKGVDMNQKYTKRKRTSRIKGYLFFFLFTASETLLAYLSYILSFSASESSIVKENANTKRKVSGVRDTTVIPELTCQTEGDIEKGVVSQGANQNVGNTINKKFVLDAANPVKASVRSKRQCLRRTSARFAVQETEQTETLIVMDNAKETKEIARLSLRRRSARLRPEEAEPCKSFHVRGEVRKTTKRRRVSSRQQSSMFDFQEPEVTETLNADDAGNLVSEGSSSEAVEEPSESRHDTKNTNGKRRVSTRMQSTKGKSQTASDTNGAIKDIVTECDLLPSTASQGDLERESKNKSRAEEAEGIMRRTSVARRPSRHAAEKVQSYREVSLKVKMRRNF; via the exons ATGAGCTCCGTGACGGTTCTCGAAGATGACAATCACGCTCCTCAAG AGGTTCCGATTCGTAAAGGAAAAGGGAAAGCGGCGAGCGTTGTGATGAGCAGCGAACAGAGGAGGAAACTTGCGGATATAAGCAACTTGAACACAGAAGAGACGCATCAGCAACAGAATCTGCTCTCCTCTTCCAAGGATTATCCTGAAAAGCTCCAAAAG gaaaaCATGACATTGATGAAAGCTCTAGCTCACAGAAA TAAGATAATCGAGCTGAGCGGTGTTGAGTTTCAGAAACTGAAGATCAACTTACGGAAAGTGCAGGAGAATAATATGCATCTTGCACAGGCGAACACTCATATGTTGGCG GAACTCAATACAAACAGAGACAga CTGAAGCTGCTTCAGCATGAACTTGGCTGCAAGAATGTATTACTCGGGGTTAGGAAGAAAATGCAGCTTGAG GAGCAAGAACCTCCATGTACTCATCACCCCTCGAAACATAAG GGGGTTGATATGAATCAGAAATACACCAAGAGAAAGCGAACGTCAAGGATAAAAggttatctgtttttttttttatttacagctTCAGAAACCCTTTTGGCATACTTATCCTATATCCTTTCATTTTCAGCTTCAGAAAGCTCTATCGTTAAAGAGAACGCAAACACTAAAAG GAAAGTTTCTGGAGTCAGAGATACTACTGTTATCCCCGAACTGACCTGTCAGACTGAAGGTGACATTGAAAAGGGGGTTGTCTCTCAAGGGGCAAACCAAAATGTTGGCAATACTATCAACAAGAAGTTTGTTCTTGATGCAGCCAACCCCGTAAAGGCCAGTGTGCGTAGCAAGAG GCAATGCTTACGAAGGACATCTGCAAGGTTTGCTGTTCAAGAAACTGAACAAACGGAAACACTAATTGTGATGGATAATGCCAAAGAAACTAAAGAAATAGCAAG GCTCTCATTGAGAAGACGGTCTGCTCGGTTAAGGCCCGAAGAAGCTGAACCATGTAAAAGCTTCCATGTGAGGGGCGAAGTCAGGAAGACGACCAAGAGGAGAAG AGTCTCTTCAAGACAACAGTCTTCAATGTTTGATTTCCAAGAACCGGAAGTGACCGAAACCTTGAATGCTGATGATGCAGG AAACTTAGTAAGCGAAGGATCAAGTTCCGAAGCTGTAGAAGAACCATCTGAAAGCAGACATGACACAAAAAATACAAACGGGAAACGCAG AGTCTCGACGAGAATGCAATCAACAAAGGGTAAATCTCAGACAGCTTCAGACACCAATGGAGCCATCAAAGATATAGTGACAGAGTGTGATCTGTTACCATCAACGGCGTCTCAGGGGGACTTAGAAAGAGA
- the LOC103855564 gene encoding SHUGOSHIN 2 isoform X2 — MSSVTVLEDDNHAPQEVPIRKGKGKAASVVMSSEQRRKLADISNLNTEETHQQQNLLSSSKDYPEKLQKENMTLMKALAHRNKIIELSGVEFQKLKINLRKVQENNMHLAQANTHMLAELNTNRDRLKLLQHELGCKNVLLGVRKKMQLEEQEPPCTHHPSKHKGVDMNQKYTKRKRTSRIKASESSIVKENANTKRKVSGVRDTTVIPELTCQTEGDIEKGVVSQGANQNVGNTINKKFVLDAANPVKASVRSKRQCLRRTSARFAVQETEQTETLIVMDNAKETKEIARLSLRRRSARLRPEEAEPCKSFHVRGEVRKTTKRRRVSSRQQSSMFDFQEPEVTETLNADDAGNLVSEGSSSEAVEEPSESRHDTKNTNGKRRVSTRMQSTKGKSQTASDTNGAIKDIVTECDLLPSTASQGDLERESKNKSRAEEAEGIMRRTSVARRPSRHAAEKVQSYREVSLKVKMRRNF, encoded by the exons ATGAGCTCCGTGACGGTTCTCGAAGATGACAATCACGCTCCTCAAG AGGTTCCGATTCGTAAAGGAAAAGGGAAAGCGGCGAGCGTTGTGATGAGCAGCGAACAGAGGAGGAAACTTGCGGATATAAGCAACTTGAACACAGAAGAGACGCATCAGCAACAGAATCTGCTCTCCTCTTCCAAGGATTATCCTGAAAAGCTCCAAAAG gaaaaCATGACATTGATGAAAGCTCTAGCTCACAGAAA TAAGATAATCGAGCTGAGCGGTGTTGAGTTTCAGAAACTGAAGATCAACTTACGGAAAGTGCAGGAGAATAATATGCATCTTGCACAGGCGAACACTCATATGTTGGCG GAACTCAATACAAACAGAGACAga CTGAAGCTGCTTCAGCATGAACTTGGCTGCAAGAATGTATTACTCGGGGTTAGGAAGAAAATGCAGCTTGAG GAGCAAGAACCTCCATGTACTCATCACCCCTCGAAACATAAG GGGGTTGATATGAATCAGAAATACACCAAGAGAAAGCGAACGTCAAGGATAAAAg CTTCAGAAAGCTCTATCGTTAAAGAGAACGCAAACACTAAAAG GAAAGTTTCTGGAGTCAGAGATACTACTGTTATCCCCGAACTGACCTGTCAGACTGAAGGTGACATTGAAAAGGGGGTTGTCTCTCAAGGGGCAAACCAAAATGTTGGCAATACTATCAACAAGAAGTTTGTTCTTGATGCAGCCAACCCCGTAAAGGCCAGTGTGCGTAGCAAGAG GCAATGCTTACGAAGGACATCTGCAAGGTTTGCTGTTCAAGAAACTGAACAAACGGAAACACTAATTGTGATGGATAATGCCAAAGAAACTAAAGAAATAGCAAG GCTCTCATTGAGAAGACGGTCTGCTCGGTTAAGGCCCGAAGAAGCTGAACCATGTAAAAGCTTCCATGTGAGGGGCGAAGTCAGGAAGACGACCAAGAGGAGAAG AGTCTCTTCAAGACAACAGTCTTCAATGTTTGATTTCCAAGAACCGGAAGTGACCGAAACCTTGAATGCTGATGATGCAGG AAACTTAGTAAGCGAAGGATCAAGTTCCGAAGCTGTAGAAGAACCATCTGAAAGCAGACATGACACAAAAAATACAAACGGGAAACGCAG AGTCTCGACGAGAATGCAATCAACAAAGGGTAAATCTCAGACAGCTTCAGACACCAATGGAGCCATCAAAGATATAGTGACAGAGTGTGATCTGTTACCATCAACGGCGTCTCAGGGGGACTTAGAAAGAGA